The following are encoded together in the Salvelinus alpinus chromosome 29, SLU_Salpinus.1, whole genome shotgun sequence genome:
- the LOC139558737 gene encoding coiled-coil domain-containing protein 106-like isoform X4 has protein sequence MTDRTSTRNATGLYNVVDEYEVSFPFEENQGRSAYLNQSEQILEEAASEMPPHYSPFMLITNLRTHLCVSLEKNSWLQKRIEDLEEERNFLRCQLERFVSSMRTPESNLKQEVRVIEEDKYFEEDGYMEEEEVEEEDDSSDEKMSKKRGSKNGGEPRMKMRRVFRITRGKERQRVKDPDGVLHRYQKILLTYQRLRSMSKAFQVHRVDRNTMASTSPIAELLLVAPEKVAEVGEFESSKEKLLDYARRCYKALDEPMHAKVAAMKKNHLLLPISYRFRN, from the exons ATGACTGATCGGACAAGCACGAGGAATGCAACGG GTCTGTATAATGTTGTGGATGAATATGAAGTCTCCTTCCCCTTTGAGGAGAACCAGGGCCGGTCTGCCTATCTGAACCAGAGTGAGCAGATTTTGGAAG AGGCGGCTTCTGAAATGCCTCCGCACTACAGCCCGTTCATGCTGATCACCAACCTGCGCACCCACCTTTGTGTGTCCCTGGAGAAGAATTCGTGGCTGCAGAAGCGCATCGAGGACCTGGAGGAGGAACGCAACTTCCTGCGCTGCCAGCTGGAACGCTTTGTCTCCTCCATGAGGACGCCGGAGAGCAACC taaaACAGGAGGTGCGTGTGATCGAAGAAGATAAGTACTTTGAGGAAGACGGTtatatggaggaagaggaagtggaAGAGGAGGACGATTCATCGGACGAGAAGATGTCCAAGAAAAGGGGATCCAAGAATGGTGGGGAGCCAAGAATGAAAATGAGACGTGTTTTCCGGATTACTCGGGGCAAGGAAAGACAAAGAG TGAAAGATCCTGACGGTGTGCTCCATCGGTACCAGAAGATCCTCCTCACCTACCAGCGCCTGAGGAGCATGTCCAAGGCCTTCCAGGTCCACCGGGTGGACCGCAACACTATGGCCTCCACATCCCCCATCGCCGAGCTGCTGCTGGTAGCCCCAGAGAAGGTGGCCGAGGTGGGCGAGTTTGAGTCTTCCAAGGAGAAGCTCCTGGACTACGCCCGTCGCTGCTACAAGGCCCTGGACGAGCCCATGCACGCCAAAGTGGCAGCCATGAAGAAGAACCACCTGCTTCTGCCCATCTCCTACAGGTTCAGAAACTAA
- the LOC139558737 gene encoding coiled-coil domain-containing protein 106-like isoform X3, which produces MLKHQLFLPVFVLHSTLISYISISEQICRTALNPRRMTDRTSTRNATGLYNVVDEYEVSFPFEENQGRSAYLNQSEQILEEAASEMPPHYSPFMLITNLRTHLCVSLEKNSWLQKRIEDLEEERNFLRCQLERFVSSMRTPESNLKQEVRVIEEDKYFEEDGYMEEEEVEEEDDSSDEKMSKKRGSKNGGEPRMKMRRVFRITRGKERQRVKDPDGVLHRYQKILLTYQRLRSMSKAFQVHRVDRNTMASTSPIAELLLVAPEKVAEVGEFESSKEKLLDYARRCYKALDEPMHAKVAAMKKNHLLLPISYRFRN; this is translated from the exons ATGCTAAAACATCAGTTGTTTTTACCTGTATTCGTATTGCATTCTACATTGATTAGCTACATTTCAATTTCGGAGCAG ATTTGCAGAACAGCACTCAACCCACGAAGGATGACTGATCGGACAAGCACGAGGAATGCAACGG GTCTGTATAATGTTGTGGATGAATATGAAGTCTCCTTCCCCTTTGAGGAGAACCAGGGCCGGTCTGCCTATCTGAACCAGAGTGAGCAGATTTTGGAAG AGGCGGCTTCTGAAATGCCTCCGCACTACAGCCCGTTCATGCTGATCACCAACCTGCGCACCCACCTTTGTGTGTCCCTGGAGAAGAATTCGTGGCTGCAGAAGCGCATCGAGGACCTGGAGGAGGAACGCAACTTCCTGCGCTGCCAGCTGGAACGCTTTGTCTCCTCCATGAGGACGCCGGAGAGCAACC taaaACAGGAGGTGCGTGTGATCGAAGAAGATAAGTACTTTGAGGAAGACGGTtatatggaggaagaggaagtggaAGAGGAGGACGATTCATCGGACGAGAAGATGTCCAAGAAAAGGGGATCCAAGAATGGTGGGGAGCCAAGAATGAAAATGAGACGTGTTTTCCGGATTACTCGGGGCAAGGAAAGACAAAGAG TGAAAGATCCTGACGGTGTGCTCCATCGGTACCAGAAGATCCTCCTCACCTACCAGCGCCTGAGGAGCATGTCCAAGGCCTTCCAGGTCCACCGGGTGGACCGCAACACTATGGCCTCCACATCCCCCATCGCCGAGCTGCTGCTGGTAGCCCCAGAGAAGGTGGCCGAGGTGGGCGAGTTTGAGTCTTCCAAGGAGAAGCTCCTGGACTACGCCCGTCGCTGCTACAAGGCCCTGGACGAGCCCATGCACGCCAAAGTGGCAGCCATGAAGAAGAACCACCTGCTTCTGCCCATCTCCTACAGGTTCAGAAACTAA
- the LOC139558737 gene encoding coiled-coil domain-containing protein 106-like isoform X2, protein MTDRTSTRNATGLYNVVDEYEVSFPFEENQGRSAYLNQSEQILEEAASEMPPHYSPFMLITNLRTHLCVSLEKNSWLQKRIEDLEEERNFLRCQLERFVSSMRTPESNHVYPESQHTSLNYTTLKPPPERAPSPPPSPMTTRSGMLRKHVQSQPHTCSSRVPVKQEVRVIEEDKYFEEDGYMEEEEVEEEDDSSDEKMSKKRGSKNGGEPRMKMRRVFRITRGKERQRVKDPDGVLHRYQKILLTYQRLRSMSKAFQVHRVDRNTMASTSPIAELLLVAPEKVAEVGEFESSKEKLLDYARRCYKALDEPMHAKVAAMKKNHLLLPISYRFRN, encoded by the exons ATGACTGATCGGACAAGCACGAGGAATGCAACGG GTCTGTATAATGTTGTGGATGAATATGAAGTCTCCTTCCCCTTTGAGGAGAACCAGGGCCGGTCTGCCTATCTGAACCAGAGTGAGCAGATTTTGGAAG AGGCGGCTTCTGAAATGCCTCCGCACTACAGCCCGTTCATGCTGATCACCAACCTGCGCACCCACCTTTGTGTGTCCCTGGAGAAGAATTCGTGGCTGCAGAAGCGCATCGAGGACCTGGAGGAGGAACGCAACTTCCTGCGCTGCCAGCTGGAACGCTTTGTCTCCTCCATGAGGACGCCGGAGAGCAACC ATGTTTATCCCGAATCCCAACACACTAGTCTGAACTACACTACTCTGAAACCTCCACCAGAGAGAGCTCCAAGCCCTCCTCCTTCGCCCATGACCACCAGGTCTGGAATGCTACGGAAACACGTCCAGAGCCAACCTCACACATGTAGCAGCAGAGTACCTG taaaACAGGAGGTGCGTGTGATCGAAGAAGATAAGTACTTTGAGGAAGACGGTtatatggaggaagaggaagtggaAGAGGAGGACGATTCATCGGACGAGAAGATGTCCAAGAAAAGGGGATCCAAGAATGGTGGGGAGCCAAGAATGAAAATGAGACGTGTTTTCCGGATTACTCGGGGCAAGGAAAGACAAAGAG TGAAAGATCCTGACGGTGTGCTCCATCGGTACCAGAAGATCCTCCTCACCTACCAGCGCCTGAGGAGCATGTCCAAGGCCTTCCAGGTCCACCGGGTGGACCGCAACACTATGGCCTCCACATCCCCCATCGCCGAGCTGCTGCTGGTAGCCCCAGAGAAGGTGGCCGAGGTGGGCGAGTTTGAGTCTTCCAAGGAGAAGCTCCTGGACTACGCCCGTCGCTGCTACAAGGCCCTGGACGAGCCCATGCACGCCAAAGTGGCAGCCATGAAGAAGAACCACCTGCTTCTGCCCATCTCCTACAGGTTCAGAAACTAA
- the LOC139558737 gene encoding coiled-coil domain-containing protein 106-like isoform X1, which translates to MLKHQLFLPVFVLHSTLISYISISEQICRTALNPRRMTDRTSTRNATGLYNVVDEYEVSFPFEENQGRSAYLNQSEQILEEAASEMPPHYSPFMLITNLRTHLCVSLEKNSWLQKRIEDLEEERNFLRCQLERFVSSMRTPESNHVYPESQHTSLNYTTLKPPPERAPSPPPSPMTTRSGMLRKHVQSQPHTCSSRVPVKQEVRVIEEDKYFEEDGYMEEEEVEEEDDSSDEKMSKKRGSKNGGEPRMKMRRVFRITRGKERQRVKDPDGVLHRYQKILLTYQRLRSMSKAFQVHRVDRNTMASTSPIAELLLVAPEKVAEVGEFESSKEKLLDYARRCYKALDEPMHAKVAAMKKNHLLLPISYRFRN; encoded by the exons ATGCTAAAACATCAGTTGTTTTTACCTGTATTCGTATTGCATTCTACATTGATTAGCTACATTTCAATTTCGGAGCAG ATTTGCAGAACAGCACTCAACCCACGAAGGATGACTGATCGGACAAGCACGAGGAATGCAACGG GTCTGTATAATGTTGTGGATGAATATGAAGTCTCCTTCCCCTTTGAGGAGAACCAGGGCCGGTCTGCCTATCTGAACCAGAGTGAGCAGATTTTGGAAG AGGCGGCTTCTGAAATGCCTCCGCACTACAGCCCGTTCATGCTGATCACCAACCTGCGCACCCACCTTTGTGTGTCCCTGGAGAAGAATTCGTGGCTGCAGAAGCGCATCGAGGACCTGGAGGAGGAACGCAACTTCCTGCGCTGCCAGCTGGAACGCTTTGTCTCCTCCATGAGGACGCCGGAGAGCAACC ATGTTTATCCCGAATCCCAACACACTAGTCTGAACTACACTACTCTGAAACCTCCACCAGAGAGAGCTCCAAGCCCTCCTCCTTCGCCCATGACCACCAGGTCTGGAATGCTACGGAAACACGTCCAGAGCCAACCTCACACATGTAGCAGCAGAGTACCTG taaaACAGGAGGTGCGTGTGATCGAAGAAGATAAGTACTTTGAGGAAGACGGTtatatggaggaagaggaagtggaAGAGGAGGACGATTCATCGGACGAGAAGATGTCCAAGAAAAGGGGATCCAAGAATGGTGGGGAGCCAAGAATGAAAATGAGACGTGTTTTCCGGATTACTCGGGGCAAGGAAAGACAAAGAG TGAAAGATCCTGACGGTGTGCTCCATCGGTACCAGAAGATCCTCCTCACCTACCAGCGCCTGAGGAGCATGTCCAAGGCCTTCCAGGTCCACCGGGTGGACCGCAACACTATGGCCTCCACATCCCCCATCGCCGAGCTGCTGCTGGTAGCCCCAGAGAAGGTGGCCGAGGTGGGCGAGTTTGAGTCTTCCAAGGAGAAGCTCCTGGACTACGCCCGTCGCTGCTACAAGGCCCTGGACGAGCCCATGCACGCCAAAGTGGCAGCCATGAAGAAGAACCACCTGCTTCTGCCCATCTCCTACAGGTTCAGAAACTAA